The DNA sequence TTCCGGATAACTTTCATTTTACGACCTAACtttgaaatggaaagtttttttgaaatttcatttccctttcGTTTCCTTCCCACGGGAAAGATGAAGGATTGGGGCTTCCTGCCTCTTAATTTCTTTGGTTTTCCCTTTTCTATCACGTCCTTCTAGCTTACTGTTTCCCTCTCTGCTATCTCTGATTCCTCCATCTTCTATGTCCCTCACTTTCCTTCGTCTCCTCATCCACTTTCTTCACTTTTTCCCTGTCTCCAAAGATCAATCTCCACCTTCGCATGCTTTTCTGGATCATTGCATCCGTTGTTCATGCGGCGCCTTCAACCACTATCACTGATGCTCTTTTGAGTGTTACCTTTGACGTTGTTAGTTGCGTCAGCTACCCGATGACCTCCACCAAGCAGCGAGACTCCTCAATGCTGAACTACTCCTTCCGCGACTCTTTTTCAGTGATTGTTCCATTCCGACTGCGCAGTGATAGTCGGGAGTTCGGGACACTAATTATAATTCTTGGCAATGTGCTCTGGTTTCTATGGCACGTTTTAGTAGCTTAGTCGTCTGGAACTCTGGATCTTTGTGTTTTTTTGGCACTGCCTTGTTTCTCCGGCGACGTCTGATGAATTGGCGGATTCATAGTTTGGGATCTTGGTTGAGCTGGgctttgtttgttgttttagTTTTTCCCCTTCTTATGTACATGCCCTTGTTCGAGCCCCTGTTGtaatctttgtttttgtttaatgAAAGTTTGatctttgattaaaaaaataaataaatcaataaaatcttGAATATAGTAGGAGTTATAATCTTCTTCAGACTTAGTCAACATCTATTACGTAATGTCCGTCATTAATACAGTCATTTAAAGAATAAATTCATTTTCcctcagaaaaaaataaaataaaatgcagACCGTGTTTCACAAATCTAGGTGTCGCATAAATTCCTAAAAGTCGAACCCACTTTTGTCATAGCCATACATGGAACAACCTTCACGTGGCCACAGTCGTCCTAAATTCTTTTACGATAAAACACATGCTCAATAGGCACGATCTTTAAGCGCAATCTTCACCAGATTTTTCGTCAAAGATTGGCCAAATCTTTGAGAAAAGGAACTAGTGGCCATAAATCATAGCATAATTTGGCTCGTCCAATCCTCCATGTGAGCAATGGACTCAGTCCGGTTGTAATTCCAAAACTGGTTCTGGTTCTATTCTATCCACTTGGTCCTACAATGCCCACACCTCTCTGATAGTTTTCCTCCAGCTCTTTGTTAAAGAGATCCTCAATAGTAGAATTATAAAGTAACCCTCTTTCTCCTTCATAACTGTCTTCCCTCACAAATATCTTTCTTCACTTCCTGGGATGTCTGCACCTCATTTTCAGCTCAACTTTTGGATTTTATGAGGTGGGTTCATTTTGGCTACAAGTGAAAATTGTGTCTTCTGATTGATTCCCCATGCATTGTTGGTGTTTTTATTAATGTCCCACACAGTTTTATTTCCTCAAGTTCTTGACTTTGGTACTTGTAATGTTCATATGTTCTTCATACATTCAGTGTTCTTACTGTTTGTTTATGCCTTTTTCAGTCAGAAGATTTGTTGCTTTTAGGGATATTGATCTTGGGGTAGTTATGCAATTAATGTGAACCCATAAAAAACTCATATACTAGCTCGTCTAGTTTCTGGTTCCTAATGTTTGAACTAGTTAATTCCAAAAATTTGCTATTTTGAAGTAGGTTGATTTTCTTGATGAGCCTTTTATATAGGTTAAGCTTTTGGTTGGTCAAAGAATACTGCTTGGATCTTCTTATGAGTTTACAATAGATTGTGATTTTCGTGAGGGGAACTTGCGGTGAAGAGGAGAATGAgaggtggagaagaagaagaaaaagtgatGAGCCCTATATTTTCTAGGCTCTATGTAAATGAAATAGAGAAAGGAGGGATAAGAGGACCTCCAAGGAACAAGATGGCTCTCTATGAGCAGTTCAGTATCCCTATCTGTTCAGCCACCATGTTGCCTCTTGCTAACAACAATAGCAGCAGCTTGGTTCCATCCACATCTTGGAGTGATGTGAGTATAGCAATCTAAATCAAATTTTGTATTATTATAAAGATAtttgtttttaactttttattaaaagaaaagaCTTGGAGACTGCAGATTTCTGGTTGATAATATCTGTTTGAGCTCTGTTCTTTTATTAGGAATTCATGAAAGGCTTTCATACCTTAATATTGTAGTTAGCACCCACTTGTCTATATATGATTTATATTTAGTTTTGCTTGTTGCTTCACAGTTTCAGAATGTATAAGATGGTTGTTTAGCACCCTCATCCATACAGAGATACTTTGGTACTTGTCTTCTATGGTTAATTGAATGATTTGTATTTGTAGGTTGGGGCCCATCAAAGGAGTATATTGACTCCATATTGCAACTCGCTTGTGCCTTCTCATCTCTCAAAGAAGATTCAGTCTTATTCCTCTATTGGGACTAAGTTATATACTACAATGACAGATTATGAAAGGGTATCCCCCAAGTTAAATTCTCAAAGTTTGAGTTCCACAGGGCCATCGTCATCTTCAGCTAACTGCGATTCATTTAAACCGAATACTCTCTCCAACTTTAAAAAATTTCCTTTGAAGAAGTTTGGGAATGAGGATGAATTTAGGTCCCCTATCTCTTCCCAAGCAACAACTCTGCATTGTAGAAACAGTCTGCGGAGCAAAGGGAAGGATAAACTACATCACTTGAGCTACACATTGCAACTTAAAGGTGACTGCATTGAGAAAATGAATGGAAGTAGCACCATAGAGCTAAAGTCGAGAAAATATTTAGGAAACCACGATGAAGAGAGTCAAGAAGCATGTCAGACTAATGAGGACACTGTGGAAAAGTCTATTTCTCTCACTTTAGCTAGAGTCGGGGAGTTTGAAAATATTTCATCTATCCCATCAAATAGAGTCGAGCATTTTGAATCATTGAAGCGGAAACATGCATCTAAGAGTCAAGAAAGTAGAAGCAGTCCAGTGACTGATTTGAACAAACTACGTGGTCCTAATGCACACTTCAACACGGAGCATTTGCCTTTGCATGACAGAGAGGTCGTCAAAGATGACAGTTTCGTGGAATCTAGAATAGGACCAGTTGAAGAAGTTTCATCAAAGGGGAGATTGGAATCATATATGAGGTCATTTCTTGGGGATGAAAATAAGTTTCTGAATGGGATTGAAAAGAGCAATGAAAGAAGTGGAGAAAATTGTGGGGTTGTACGTGTAGGAACTTTAAACAGACGTGAAGCTCTCTCAGATATGACCATGGTGGAGTCTAGTCCAGCTCTGGATATCTTCCCTGATGATGTCATAGGAGTAATAGGTGAAAAACAGTTCTACAAAATGAGGAAAGCTATTGTCAAGTAAGTGCTTACGTCTTGTTGAGTCGTGGGTGTACTCAATCATTAATCTTCTGGATCAATGTATCCTCCATTCATATCCTCATTTGTGTTTTCATATCATTACAGAGTTGTGCTCATTTCCTGTCTAAACTTGAGCTCTTATCCAACCTTCATGCTTCTATTTGCAGTCAACAAAGAGTCTTTGCAGTGCAATTGTTTGAGTTGCATAGGCTAATAAAGGTAATAGATTAATTCCTCGGTGAATTTGTCAGTCTTTCTGTGTGAATTAGCTTCTCAATTTGACTCTTTTCAAAAGATGGgtgtgaaaattgaaaatggAACAGGTCCAAAGGTTGATGGCTGGATCACCAGATCTATTGTTTGAAGGTAGACCACTCATGACAAATCCTGTAGTGAAAATATCCGCAGTGAAGAAGGCGCCACTAGAGCGATCTCAAGAGCCATCTCCTTCAATTGTGAAACCCAAAGACCATGCTCAGAAGCCATATACAAACACTGAATGTGCAGAGGAAAGTACAGTAGGGAAATTCCCTCTTCCTTTTGTCAACAATGATACCAGCAGCAGCGGACTAGTTATGCAGAAATCAAATTATGGTCAATACTTGAGGAAAACATCACCAGCTTCTGAAGCCACCGACAGCAAATCTGCCCCATCGTGTTTCCAACCTCCACCTGGAAATCTGTGGTTAGTTCCAGTAATGTCACCTTCTGAGGGGCTCACTTACAAGCCCTATACAGGGCCATGCCCTCCAATTGGAGGTTTCATGGCACCGATTCATGGTAGCTCTGGCCCTATACAGAGCCTCGAtccaggaaac is a window from the Rosa chinensis cultivar Old Blush chromosome 2, RchiOBHm-V2, whole genome shotgun sequence genome containing:
- the LOC112190503 gene encoding ELF3-like protein 2 isoform X1; protein product: MRGGEEEEKVMSPIFSRLYVNEIEKGGIRGPPRNKMALYEQFSIPICSATMLPLANNNSSSLVPSTSWSDVGAHQRSILTPYCNSLVPSHLSKKIQSYSSIGTKLYTTMTDYERVSPKLNSQSLSSTGPSSSSANCDSFKPNTLSNFKKFPLKKFGNEDEFRSPISSQATTLHCRNSLRSKGKDKLHHLSYTLQLKGDCIEKMNGSSTIELKSRKYLGNHDEESQEACQTNEDTVEKSISLTLARVGEFENISSIPSNRVEHFESLKRKHASKSQESRSSPVTDLNKLRGPNAHFNTEHLPLHDREVVKDDSFVESRIGPVEEVSSKGRLESYMRSFLGDENKFLNGIEKSNERSGENCGVVRVGTLNRREALSDMTMVESSPALDIFPDDVIGVIGEKQFYKMRKAIVNQQRVFAVQLFELHRLIKVQRLMAGSPDLLFEGRPLMTNPVVKISAVKKAPLERSQEPSPSIVKPKDHAQKPYTNTECAEESTVGKFPLPFVNNDTSSSGLVMQKSNYGQYLRKTSPASEATDSKSAPSCFQPPPGNLWLVPVMSPSEGLTYKPYTGPCPPIGGFMAPIHGSSGPIQSLDPGNKNYLNAAYGVPLSYQQGMGIGTPPLLQTYFPPYAPPIINHSCHENPLSFGEINFTLPHQSSCTMSSQMREVMSRYMGNIRASVVSELQGSTPSSPSDRTKGDVLPLFPTAPQVEEPAQNVQMREHQTRAIKVIPRSFRSATESAARIFLSIQEERK
- the LOC112190503 gene encoding ELF3-like protein 2 isoform X2, with the protein product MTDYERVSPKLNSQSLSSTGPSSSSANCDSFKPNTLSNFKKFPLKKFGNEDEFRSPISSQATTLHCRNSLRSKGKDKLHHLSYTLQLKGDCIEKMNGSSTIELKSRKYLGNHDEESQEACQTNEDTVEKSISLTLARVGEFENISSIPSNRVEHFESLKRKHASKSQESRSSPVTDLNKLRGPNAHFNTEHLPLHDREVVKDDSFVESRIGPVEEVSSKGRLESYMRSFLGDENKFLNGIEKSNERSGENCGVVRVGTLNRREALSDMTMVESSPALDIFPDDVIGVIGEKQFYKMRKAIVNQQRVFAVQLFELHRLIKVQRLMAGSPDLLFEGRPLMTNPVVKISAVKKAPLERSQEPSPSIVKPKDHAQKPYTNTECAEESTVGKFPLPFVNNDTSSSGLVMQKSNYGQYLRKTSPASEATDSKSAPSCFQPPPGNLWLVPVMSPSEGLTYKPYTGPCPPIGGFMAPIHGSSGPIQSLDPGNKNYLNAAYGVPLSYQQGMGIGTPPLLQTYFPPYAPPIINHSCHENPLSFGEINFTLPHQSSCTMSSQMREVMSRYMGNIRASVVSELQGSTPSSPSDRTKGDVLPLFPTAPQVEEPAQNVQMREHQTRAIKVIPRSFRSATESAARIFLSIQEERK